In one Staphylococcus lutrae genomic region, the following are encoded:
- a CDS encoding MFS transporter, whose product MISSKGISRIGDIMFDFANNTFLAGINPTSLSLVAIYQSLENIIGVLFNLFGGVMADRFRRKKIIIWTDILCGVACVMLSFITQEQWLIYAIVLTNVFLALMSAFSGPSYKAFTKEIVRKDRIARLNSLLETTSTIIKVTIPMIAVFLYHMIGVHGVLLLDGLSFLISALLVFFIIPVNKEVATKEKTSISDIFKDLKIGFVYVYHHKSIFIIIVLSALVNFFLAAYNLLLPYSSQMFGHLSDRLYGTFLTAEAIGGFAGAILSGVVNKQLSMMRLMMFLALSGLMLTLITPVYFTFHNAVILAFSPALFSLFLSIFNIQFFSVIQRDVESALLGRVFGIIFTVAVLFMPIGTGTFAAILNPSNHLNFLIIGLAIMLLSLVFSVLFKKNDVH is encoded by the coding sequence TTGATAAGTAGTAAAGGGATCTCTCGAATTGGAGATATCATGTTTGATTTTGCGAATAATACATTTCTTGCTGGGATAAATCCAACTTCGCTATCATTGGTTGCAATCTATCAATCTTTGGAAAATATAATAGGTGTTTTATTCAATTTATTTGGTGGTGTGATGGCGGATCGCTTTAGGCGCAAAAAAATCATTATTTGGACAGATATCTTATGTGGTGTTGCTTGTGTGATGCTCTCATTTATCACTCAAGAACAATGGTTAATCTATGCGATTGTGCTGACGAATGTCTTTTTAGCATTGATGAGCGCTTTTTCTGGTCCATCCTATAAAGCATTTACTAAAGAAATTGTAAGAAAGGATCGTATTGCTAGACTTAATTCTCTCTTGGAAACAACGAGTACCATCATCAAAGTAACGATTCCCATGATTGCTGTTTTTTTATACCATATGATAGGGGTACACGGTGTTTTATTGCTTGATGGATTATCATTTTTAATATCTGCATTACTGGTGTTCTTTATTATCCCTGTGAATAAAGAAGTAGCAACAAAAGAGAAGACGTCAATCAGCGATATTTTTAAGGACTTAAAAATAGGATTTGTGTATGTGTATCACCATAAATCTATTTTTATCATTATTGTTCTATCGGCACTCGTTAACTTTTTTCTAGCAGCTTATAATCTGTTGCTACCATATAGTAGTCAGATGTTTGGACATTTATCAGATAGACTGTACGGAACTTTCTTAACGGCAGAAGCAATAGGTGGCTTTGCTGGAGCGATATTAAGTGGTGTTGTGAATAAACAATTATCGATGATGCGTTTAATGATGTTTTTAGCGTTATCTGGATTGATGCTCACATTGATTACACCCGTGTACTTTACGTTTCATAATGCCGTGATTCTTGCGTTTTCCCCAGCCTTATTCAGCTTATTTCTTTCCATTTTCAATATTCAATTTTTCTCGGTTATACAACGAGACGTGGAGAGTGCGTTGCTCGGTAGAGTGTTTGGGATTATCTTTACAGTAGCAGTTCTTTTTATGCCCATCGGAACAGGAACCTTTGCTGCCA